A window of Sphingobacterium sp. SRCM116780 contains these coding sequences:
- a CDS encoding FtsW/RodA/SpoVE family cell cycle protein, with the protein MLENLLSKLKGDRWIWIIVILLSGWSLLAVYSSVGTLAYKEGKGTELYLFKHFSLIAVGFVLMYLSHKLDYRYYAGISKLLMVITVPLLLYTLVFGSKVNDASRWVTIPVINQTFQTSDLAKLALITFLARMLSKKQEEIKDVKKSFIPIMGAVCGVFVLIAWANMSTAIMLFGVCVLLLLIGRISFKQIAIVSAGVMLLGIVVVSIGPRRATYYSRVKSFMGIEHEKQTGMPVSFQDDKNYQANNAKIAIATGGLFGKGPGNSIQRNVLPHPYSDFIFAIIIEEYGTIGGVVLIFLYLALMYRCIRIVTLSPKAFGAFLAAGLGFSLTIQAFANMAVAVGLGPVTGVPLPLVSMGGTSILFTSIALGIILSVSRNIEELKGKQELDERPKEKRVVVGTIPA; encoded by the coding sequence ATGTTGGAGAATTTACTTTCTAAATTAAAAGGCGATCGTTGGATCTGGATCATTGTGATCCTGCTTTCTGGATGGTCTTTGTTGGCGGTCTACAGTTCTGTAGGTACGTTGGCATATAAAGAAGGAAAAGGAACAGAATTATATTTGTTCAAGCATTTCTCTTTAATTGCTGTTGGATTTGTTTTGATGTACCTGTCACATAAATTAGATTATCGATATTATGCAGGTATCTCCAAATTGTTAATGGTCATTACAGTCCCTCTTTTACTGTATACCTTAGTCTTTGGTAGTAAAGTGAATGATGCAAGTCGATGGGTAACTATCCCGGTGATTAATCAGACTTTTCAAACTTCCGATTTGGCAAAATTGGCTTTAATCACTTTTTTAGCACGTATGCTTTCCAAAAAGCAGGAAGAAATTAAAGATGTTAAAAAATCATTCATCCCTATTATGGGAGCTGTTTGTGGTGTCTTTGTTTTAATTGCCTGGGCAAATATGTCAACAGCAATTATGCTATTTGGGGTATGTGTGTTGTTGCTTTTAATTGGACGTATCAGTTTTAAACAAATTGCTATTGTATCGGCAGGGGTTATGTTATTGGGGATTGTGGTTGTATCGATCGGTCCTCGGCGTGCTACTTACTATAGTCGTGTCAAATCTTTTATGGGGATTGAACATGAAAAGCAAACGGGTATGCCTGTCTCTTTCCAAGATGATAAAAATTATCAGGCGAATAATGCTAAGATCGCCATTGCTACAGGTGGATTATTTGGTAAAGGGCCAGGTAATAGTATTCAGAGAAATGTACTTCCTCACCCTTATTCCGATTTTATATTTGCCATTATTATTGAAGAGTATGGAACAATTGGTGGTGTCGTACTCATTTTTCTATATCTGGCATTGATGTATCGCTGTATTCGGATTGTCACATTAAGCCCGAAGGCCTTCGGAGCGTTTTTGGCTGCAGGTTTAGGCTTTAGTTTGACGATTCAAGCATTTGCAAATATGGCCGTTGCCGTGGGATTAGGCCCCGTTACTGGGGTACCCTTACCATTAGTTAGTATGGGGGGGACATCGATTTTGTTTACAAGTATCGCCTTAGGAATTATCCTGAGCGTGAGTAGAAATATTGAAGAGTTAAAAGGTAAGCAGGAATTGGACGAAAGACCAAAAGAAAAAAGAGTCGTAGTGGGTACAATTCCCGCGTAA